One Herpetosiphonaceae bacterium genomic window carries:
- a CDS encoding alpha/beta hydrolase — MLHQYAEVNGIQLHYVTEGSGTLMLFLHGFPEFWYAWKHQLAEFGRDHQAVAPDLRGYNLSSKPAEVEQYQIPLLVEDIRGLIEHLGHSRCILVGHDWGGVVAWHVALSYPAYLEKLIIINAPHPTIFSRELRDNPKQRSASRYMARLRSAEAEQRLAADDYAALKNTLLTAGLQNGYMTEADQAAYLEAWSQPGALTGALNYYRAMGSVDHPSDVVQTPTLVIWGEQDSFVLTGSLEGLDAVVPHLTLKRVADASHWIIHEQPELVNHTIRAFIED; from the coding sequence ATGCTGCACCAGTACGCCGAGGTCAACGGGATTCAGTTGCACTATGTGACGGAGGGCAGCGGCACGCTGATGCTCTTCCTGCACGGCTTTCCCGAATTCTGGTATGCCTGGAAGCACCAGCTTGCGGAGTTTGGCCGCGATCATCAGGCGGTCGCGCCAGATCTGCGGGGCTACAACCTGTCGTCGAAGCCCGCCGAGGTGGAGCAGTACCAGATCCCGCTGCTGGTCGAGGATATTCGCGGGCTGATCGAGCACCTGGGCCACTCGCGCTGCATCCTGGTGGGGCACGACTGGGGCGGCGTGGTGGCGTGGCATGTTGCACTGTCGTATCCGGCGTATCTGGAGAAGCTGATCATCATCAACGCGCCGCATCCGACGATCTTTAGCCGTGAGCTGCGCGATAACCCGAAGCAGCGCAGCGCGAGCAGGTACATGGCTCGCCTGCGCAGCGCCGAAGCCGAGCAGCGGCTGGCGGCAGACGACTACGCGGCGCTCAAGAATACGCTGCTGACCGCGGGGCTGCAAAACGGCTACATGACGGAGGCGGATCAGGCGGCGTATCTTGAGGCGTGGTCGCAGCCGGGCGCGCTGACTGGGGCGCTGAACTACTACCGGGCGATGGGCAGCGTCGATCACCCCTCGGACGTGGTGCAGACGCCGACGCTGGTCATCTGGGGCGAGCAGGATAGCTTTGTGCTGACCGGCAGCCTGGAAGGGCTGGACGCGGTCGTGCCGCATCTCACGCTCAAGCGCGTCGCCGATGCGTCGCACTGGATCATCCACGAGCAGCCTGAGCTGGTCAACCACACGATCCGCGCGTTTATCGAGGATTGA
- a CDS encoding SIS domain-containing protein — protein sequence MTSLLEQEIHSQPEVIARLLDRQIGPVARIAERLPEFSYALIAARGSSDHAATYATYAWASLAGYPVALATPSLYTLYHTPPRLSGALVVGISQSGQSPDIVAVLEEGRRQGRPTLAITNDAASPLAAAADHVIELHAGQERSVAATKTYTAQVTVMALLAATLSRTSERLDELRQLPEALATTLAGVDGVAQRAERYRYMEHCIIIGRGYNYATAFELSLKLKELTYVVANAYSSADFRHGPIAMIGEGAPVMLIMPDGAAFDDMLALAHELRARSAELLIVSDRQDVRDLATTFLPLAAPLPEWLSPITAIVPGQLLALHLALAKGFEPDRPRGLQKVTLTR from the coding sequence ATGACTTCTTTGCTTGAACAGGAGATCCACAGCCAGCCTGAGGTGATCGCGCGCCTGCTGGATCGTCAGATCGGGCCGGTCGCGCGGATCGCGGAGCGGCTGCCGGAGTTTAGCTACGCGCTGATCGCCGCGCGGGGCTCGTCCGATCACGCGGCGACGTACGCTACGTATGCCTGGGCCAGCCTGGCGGGCTATCCCGTGGCGCTGGCGACACCCTCGCTGTACACGCTCTACCATACGCCGCCGCGCCTGTCGGGCGCGCTGGTGGTCGGGATCTCACAGTCGGGACAGTCGCCGGACATCGTGGCGGTGCTGGAGGAGGGCAGGCGGCAGGGACGGCCCACGCTGGCGATCACCAACGACGCCGCATCGCCGCTGGCCGCCGCAGCCGACCATGTGATCGAGCTGCACGCCGGGCAGGAGCGCAGCGTCGCGGCGACCAAAACCTACACGGCGCAGGTGACGGTGATGGCGTTGCTCGCGGCGACGCTCAGCCGCACGAGTGAGCGGCTGGACGAGCTGCGGCAGCTTCCCGAAGCGCTGGCGACGACGCTGGCGGGCGTCGACGGCGTTGCGCAGCGGGCCGAGCGCTATCGCTACATGGAGCACTGCATCATCATCGGACGCGGCTACAACTACGCGACGGCCTTCGAGCTATCGCTCAAGCTCAAGGAGCTGACCTACGTGGTGGCGAATGCGTACTCCTCCGCCGATTTTCGTCACGGCCCGATCGCGATGATCGGCGAGGGCGCGCCCGTGATGCTGATCATGCCCGACGGCGCGGCCTTTGACGATATGCTGGCGCTGGCCCACGAGCTGAGAGCGCGCAGCGCAGAGCTGCTGATCGTCTCCGATCGCCAGGATGTGCGCGATCTGGCGACCACGTTTCTGCCGCTGGCCGCGCCGCTGCCCGAATGGCTCAGCCCGATCACCGCGATCGTGCCCGGCCAACTGCTGGCGCTGCATCTGGCGCTCGCTAAAGGCTTCGAGCCCGACAGGCCGCGCGGGCTGCAAAAGGTGACGCTGACGCGGTAG
- a CDS encoding family 10 glycosylhydrolase, translated as MQRFMSMVGLLAMLLGALAARPAQATTSEFRAYWVDAFGAGLFNEAEIDKLIADTKAANMNAIVAQIGRRGDCFCNKAIMPRTQAGIAPLPFDPLQSLIDKAHAQGIEVHAWIITTAIWNSAVAPLDPRHVFNQHGPSKTGADNWIMLRSDGANRGGTDYYLDPGHPDAADYIVSMYTSVVENYDVDGINFDRVRYPDFTLGINIPSWGYNPVSVARFQAATGRTDRPAPTDPQWAQWRRDQVTNIVRRVYLETYKINPNVRVSADTITYGYGPQTQGGWENTRTYAEVLQDWRGWMEEGILDLNIPMNYKREHFVTEPNNQQRMYHEWNEFIKDQQHNRQAAIGSAIYLNYVGAGADHVGGGSVAQVRKALAPSAAGNSAVGWVGYSYRTPDNLTNEGRRSGDIGRAELTKALTQPSAYDPITPPVFADGAVVPEMTWKTQPTKGHLAGTVTTEDGTPFDQIRVELYDAETDAFVAAKVTNGSGWFGFVDLAPGRYKVIVDGERVTGRRVAVVTVEAGQVASAELTPFAKGHEGRRPVKSDEGFDPGEEQVYPNGER; from the coding sequence ATGCAACGCTTTATGAGCATGGTTGGTTTGTTGGCGATGCTGCTAGGCGCTCTAGCGGCTCGGCCAGCCCAGGCCACAACATCCGAGTTTCGCGCCTACTGGGTCGATGCCTTCGGCGCTGGTCTTTTCAACGAGGCCGAGATCGATAAGCTGATCGCCGATACCAAAGCCGCCAACATGAACGCGATCGTCGCGCAGATTGGGCGGCGCGGCGATTGCTTCTGCAACAAGGCGATCATGCCGCGCACCCAGGCAGGGATCGCGCCGCTGCCCTTCGATCCGCTCCAGAGCCTGATCGACAAGGCGCACGCACAGGGCATCGAGGTGCATGCCTGGATCATTACCACGGCGATCTGGAACAGCGCCGTCGCGCCGCTCGATCCGCGCCACGTCTTCAACCAGCACGGCCCGTCCAAGACCGGCGCGGACAACTGGATCATGCTGCGCTCCGACGGCGCGAATCGCGGCGGAACCGATTACTACCTCGATCCGGGCCATCCCGACGCCGCCGACTATATCGTGAGCATGTACACCAGCGTCGTCGAGAACTACGATGTCGACGGCATCAACTTCGACCGCGTGCGCTACCCGGATTTCACGCTGGGCATCAACATTCCGTCGTGGGGCTATAATCCCGTGTCCGTGGCGCGCTTCCAGGCCGCGACGGGTCGCACCGACCGGCCAGCGCCGACCGATCCGCAGTGGGCGCAGTGGCGGCGCGATCAGGTGACGAACATCGTGCGGCGGGTCTATCTTGAAACCTACAAGATCAATCCGAACGTGCGCGTCAGCGCCGATACGATCACCTATGGCTACGGCCCGCAGACCCAGGGCGGCTGGGAGAATACGCGCACCTACGCCGAGGTGCTGCAAGACTGGCGCGGCTGGATGGAAGAGGGCATTCTCGACCTCAACATCCCGATGAACTACAAGCGCGAGCACTTCGTCACGGAGCCGAACAACCAGCAGCGCATGTACCATGAGTGGAACGAGTTTATCAAGGATCAGCAGCACAATCGTCAGGCGGCGATCGGCTCGGCGATCTACCTGAACTATGTCGGCGCTGGCGCGGATCACGTCGGCGGCGGCTCGGTGGCGCAGGTCCGCAAGGCGCTCGCGCCCAGCGCGGCGGGCAACTCAGCCGTTGGCTGGGTCGGCTACTCGTACCGCACGCCCGACAACCTGACCAACGAGGGCCGACGCTCCGGCGATATTGGCCGCGCCGAGCTGACCAAGGCGCTCACGCAGCCGAGCGCGTACGATCCGATCACGCCGCCGGTCTTCGCCGATGGTGCCGTGGTGCCGGAGATGACCTGGAAGACGCAGCCGACCAAGGGCCATCTCGCGGGCACCGTGACGACCGAGGACGGCACGCCGTTCGATCAGATCCGCGTCGAGCTGTACGACGCCGAGACGGATGCCTTTGTCGCCGCGAAAGTGACCAACGGCTCCGGCTGGTTCGGCTTTGTCGATCTCGCGCCGGGCCGCTACAAGGTGATCGTCGACGGCGAGCGCGTGACCGGACGCCGCGTGGCGGTGGTGACGGTCGAGGCCGGACAGGTCGCCAGCGCCGAGCTGACGCCGTTCGCGAAGGGCCACGAAGGCCGTCGCCCGGTCAAGTCCGATGAGGGCTTCGATCCCGGTGAGGAGCAGGTGTATCCCAACGGCGAGCGCTAG
- a CDS encoding BadF/BadG/BcrA/BcrD ATPase family protein: MAELILGVDGGGSKTRALLAGCDGAILGVGTARSSNYQSVGWDAATSALRQAIDAALSHAGANDTIVAACFGLAGVDRPADRELYTAWVTRQAFAPRFTIVNDAELVLAAGTPTGWGVALICGTGSICYGRAPDGRTARAGGWGYLLGDEGSGYDIGVQALRLATQTADGRAQAHAVLSAILDHWQLTDASALIGHVYRPETTRAMIATLGGQIANLAAQGDSDAQAIMDRAALELGRLAAAVVRRLDLSEPPVACGGGLLVANAGLQQGIVAHAGVPLGPLRTVDDPARGALVIARRLLETPASR; this comes from the coding sequence ATGGCTGAGCTAATCCTGGGCGTCGACGGCGGGGGCTCCAAAACCCGCGCCCTGCTCGCAGGCTGCGACGGCGCTATCCTGGGCGTCGGCACAGCTCGATCGAGCAATTACCAATCGGTTGGCTGGGATGCCGCGACCAGCGCGCTGCGTCAGGCGATCGACGCGGCGCTGAGCCATGCGGGAGCGAACGACACGATCGTCGCGGCCTGCTTTGGCCTGGCCGGTGTCGATCGACCCGCCGACCGGGAGCTGTACACAGCGTGGGTAACGCGCCAGGCGTTCGCGCCACGCTTCACGATCGTCAACGATGCGGAGCTTGTGCTGGCGGCAGGGACGCCCACGGGTTGGGGCGTGGCGCTGATCTGCGGCACCGGCTCGATCTGCTACGGTCGTGCTCCCGATGGCCGCACTGCTCGCGCCGGGGGCTGGGGATATCTCCTCGGCGACGAAGGCAGCGGCTACGACATCGGCGTGCAGGCGCTCCGTCTGGCGACGCAAACCGCCGATGGACGAGCGCAGGCTCACGCGGTACTCTCCGCAATCCTCGACCACTGGCAACTGACGGATGCCAGCGCCCTGATCGGTCATGTCTATCGGCCTGAAACCACGCGGGCGATGATCGCGACGCTGGGGGGACAGATCGCGAATCTCGCCGCGCAGGGTGATTCCGATGCACAGGCGATCATGGACCGCGCCGCGCTTGAGCTGGGACGGCTGGCGGCGGCGGTGGTGCGCAGGCTGGATCTGTCGGAGCCGCCCGTGGCCTGCGGCGGCGGTCTGCTCGTCGCCAATGCCGGATTGCAGCAGGGAATCGTCGCTCACGCGGGCGTGCCGCTCGGCCCGCTCCGCACGGTGGACGATCCGGCCCGTGGCGCGCTGGTGATCGCACGTCGGCTCCTTGAAACGCCCGCTTCAAGGTAG
- the murQ gene encoding N-acetylmuramic acid 6-phosphate etherase, translating into MSLNQTITEAINPSTAEIDTLGTREIVAAIAAEDARVAPAVAAVGDAIARLADVVVARIERGGRLIYIGAGTSGRLGMIDAAECPPTYGVDPGLVVARIAGGPRALIESIEAVEDDAALGARDIAELNVAADDVVLGIAASGRTPYVLGAISEARRRGAFVAGLACAHPSALAEAVDLIIAPVVGPEVISGSTRMKAGTAQKLVLNTLSTTVMIRLGKTFGNLMVDVQPTNEKLRQRAASIVARATNVNLNEARRLLQAADYEAKTAVVMALAGTDAAEARRRLAASAGHVRRALADMHADG; encoded by the coding sequence TTGAGCCTGAATCAGACCATAACCGAGGCGATCAATCCGTCGACAGCGGAGATCGACACGCTTGGAACGCGCGAGATCGTCGCGGCGATTGCGGCGGAGGATGCGAGGGTCGCTCCGGCGGTAGCGGCGGTCGGCGACGCTATCGCGCGGCTGGCCGATGTGGTCGTGGCGCGCATCGAGCGCGGCGGTCGGCTGATCTATATCGGCGCGGGCACGTCGGGACGGCTGGGCATGATCGACGCGGCTGAGTGTCCGCCGACCTACGGCGTCGATCCGGGGCTGGTCGTGGCGCGGATCGCCGGAGGGCCGCGCGCGCTGATCGAGTCGATCGAGGCGGTCGAGGACGATGCCGCGCTGGGCGCGCGAGACATCGCCGAGCTGAACGTAGCAGCCGACGATGTGGTGCTGGGTATCGCCGCCAGCGGTCGCACGCCCTACGTGCTGGGCGCGATCTCCGAGGCGCGAAGGCGCGGCGCGTTCGTGGCCGGTCTGGCCTGCGCGCATCCGTCGGCGCTGGCCGAGGCTGTGGACCTGATCATCGCGCCGGTCGTCGGCCCTGAGGTGATCTCCGGCTCGACGCGGATGAAGGCAGGCACGGCCCAGAAGCTGGTGCTCAACACGCTCAGCACTACGGTGATGATCCGCCTGGGCAAGACCTTCGGCAACCTGATGGTCGATGTGCAGCCGACGAATGAGAAATTACGTCAGCGCGCTGCCAGTATCGTAGCGAGGGCAACAAACGTTAATTTAAATGAAGCCCGGCGGCTGCTCCAGGCCGCGGATTACGAGGCGAAAACGGCGGTGGTGATGGCCCTGGCGGGAACGGACGCGGCGGAAGCCCGTCGTCGTCTTGCCGCGAGCGCCGGTCATGTGCGGCGGGCGCTCGCCGACATGCACGCCGATGGCTGA
- a CDS encoding GNAT family N-acetyltransferase: MPDMLVKLYTLPEVEPLIAAQRAAGVDIRRALAPEKHVVVDWVRQHWSLPWASECEVTFANQPVSCFVAVEAERLVGFSCYDATCKNFFGPIGVDPAVRGRDIGRVLLLACLHAMAAQGFGYAIIGGVGPAEFYARTVGAVLIEDSTPGVYRGMLRAKPQADEHAV, encoded by the coding sequence ATGCCCGATATGCTGGTCAAGCTCTACACGCTCCCCGAGGTGGAGCCGCTGATCGCGGCGCAGCGCGCGGCAGGCGTCGATATTCGCCGGGCGCTGGCACCGGAGAAGCACGTGGTGGTCGATTGGGTGCGGCAGCACTGGAGCCTGCCCTGGGCCAGCGAGTGCGAGGTCACATTTGCCAACCAGCCGGTATCGTGCTTTGTGGCGGTGGAGGCGGAGCGTCTGGTTGGGTTCTCGTGCTACGACGCGACCTGCAAAAATTTCTTCGGCCCGATCGGCGTCGATCCGGCGGTACGTGGCCGCGACATCGGGCGAGTGCTGCTGCTGGCCTGTCTCCACGCGATGGCGGCGCAGGGCTTCGGCTACGCGATCATCGGCGGCGTCGGACCAGCCGAGTTCTATGCCAGGACGGTCGGCGCGGTGCTGATCGAAGATTCGACGCCCGGTGTGTATCGCGGCATGCTGCGCGCGAAGCCACAAGCAGATGAACACGCTGTGTAG
- a CDS encoding anhydro-N-acetylmuramic acid kinase, with product MLVIGLISGTSIDAIDAALVAIERVDDALRLDVRAFTMQPFDEALRERVRALLPPQRGTTSEVCEVNVLLGQAFADAANAVAQQAGVALAEVDLIASHGQTVYHQVVPGAVRSTLQLGSPAVIAERTGCTVAADFRPRDMAAGGEGAPLVPYLDHLLFTDDRLHRAVQNIGGIGNVTHLSPNGAELAFDTGPGNVLIDEAVRLLSGAATTFDRDGQMAARGRIDEVLLAAWLAHPFFELPPPKSTGREQWGPGEARAYVAQARERGLSPDDTIATLTALTARSIALAYERYLPQVDEALIGGGGARNPTLMRMLQAVLGSTRVRPVDDLALSADAKEAVAFALLGYAALHGWPNNVPAATGAARPVVLGSITPGDSYRAVLRRVLSAPTTPPRRAYLIEP from the coding sequence ATGCTGGTGATTGGGCTGATCTCAGGCACCTCGATCGACGCGATTGACGCGGCGCTGGTCGCGATCGAGCGGGTGGACGATGCGCTGCGCCTGGATGTGCGCGCGTTCACGATGCAGCCGTTCGACGAGGCGCTGCGCGAGCGGGTGCGGGCGCTGCTGCCGCCGCAGCGCGGCACGACCTCCGAGGTCTGCGAGGTTAATGTGCTGCTCGGCCAGGCGTTTGCCGACGCAGCCAATGCCGTGGCGCAGCAGGCGGGCGTCGCGCTGGCGGAGGTCGATCTGATCGCCTCGCACGGCCAGACGGTCTATCATCAGGTGGTGCCCGGCGCGGTGCGCTCGACGCTGCAACTGGGATCGCCCGCGGTGATTGCCGAGCGAACCGGCTGCACGGTGGCGGCGGACTTCAGGCCGCGCGATATGGCGGCGGGCGGCGAGGGCGCGCCGCTGGTGCCGTATCTCGATCACCTGCTCTTTACCGATGATCGTCTGCATCGCGCCGTGCAAAATATCGGCGGTATCGGCAATGTGACCCATCTTTCGCCCAACGGCGCGGAGCTGGCCTTCGATACCGGCCCCGGCAATGTGCTGATCGACGAGGCGGTGCGGCTGCTGAGCGGCGCCGCGACAACCTTCGACCGCGATGGACAGATGGCGGCGCGGGGTCGGATCGACGAGGTGCTGCTGGCCGCGTGGCTGGCGCATCCGTTCTTCGAGCTGCCGCCGCCCAAATCGACCGGGCGCGAGCAGTGGGGGCCGGGCGAGGCGCGGGCCTATGTCGCGCAGGCGCGGGAGCGTGGCCTCTCGCCCGACGACACGATCGCGACGCTGACCGCGCTGACGGCGCGCAGCATTGCGCTGGCCTACGAGCGCTACCTGCCGCAGGTCGACGAGGCGCTGATCGGCGGGGGCGGCGCACGCAATCCCACGCTGATGCGGATGTTGCAGGCGGTGCTCGGCTCCACCAGGGTGCGGCCCGTGGACGATCTGGCGCTGAGCGCCGACGCCAAAGAGGCGGTCGCGTTTGCGCTGCTGGGCTACGCCGCCCTGCATGGCTGGCCGAACAACGTTCCGGCAGCGACCGGCGCGGCGCGTCCGGTGGTGCTGGGCAGTATCACGCCCGGCGATTCGTACCGCGCTGTGCTCAGGCGCGTGTTATCCGCGCCGACCACGCCACCGCGCCGCGCCTATCTGATCGAACCGTAG
- a CDS encoding carbohydrate ABC transporter permease gives MAVATDYAPTRPRARRSWLSILAWAVLIVTTIISLWPMYWLFVTALTPTRETIKVPPDLIPIHASLENFDRLFNQARNYWRWALNSLTVTLSITLFHIFFDTLAGYAFAKKQFPGRNIMFWIILSTLMIPAHVTLVPLYIVTRQLGLIDSLWAVILPGTADVFGIFLMRQYIQTLPSELEEAARIDGSTEIGVFWNVILPLSKPALGALAIFTFVRSWNAFLWPLIVLQKSVHYTLPVGVASLQGEFSTDYGLIFAGAALAALPMVIFFLVFQRYFLEGVRMGALKG, from the coding sequence ATGGCAGTTGCGACAGACTACGCCCCGACCAGGCCACGTGCGCGGCGAAGCTGGCTCTCGATTCTGGCCTGGGCCGTGCTGATCGTCACGACGATCATCTCGCTGTGGCCGATGTACTGGCTGTTCGTCACGGCCCTAACGCCGACGCGCGAGACGATCAAGGTGCCGCCGGATCTGATCCCGATCCATGCCAGCCTGGAAAATTTTGATCGGCTCTTCAACCAGGCGCGCAACTACTGGCGCTGGGCGCTCAATAGCCTGACCGTAACGCTGAGCATCACGCTGTTCCATATTTTCTTCGATACGCTGGCGGGCTACGCCTTCGCCAAGAAGCAGTTTCCGGGCCGAAACATCATGTTCTGGATCATCCTGAGCACGCTGATGATCCCGGCGCATGTGACGCTGGTGCCGCTGTATATCGTGACGCGCCAGCTTGGGCTGATCGATAGCCTCTGGGCGGTGATTCTGCCCGGCACCGCCGATGTCTTCGGCATCTTCCTGATGCGGCAGTATATCCAGACGCTCCCCTCGGAGCTGGAAGAGGCGGCGCGGATCGACGGATCGACCGAGATCGGCGTTTTCTGGAATGTGATCCTGCCGCTCTCCAAGCCAGCGCTCGGCGCGCTGGCGATCTTTACCTTCGTGCGCTCGTGGAATGCGTTTCTCTGGCCGCTGATCGTGCTGCAAAAGAGCGTCCACTATACGCTGCCGGTGGGCGTTGCCAGTCTTCAGGGCGAGTTCAGCACCGACTACGGGCTGATCTTCGCGGGCGCGGCGCTCGCGGCGCTGCCGATGGTGATCTTTTTCCTGGTGTTCCAGCGCTACTTCCTCGAAGGCGTGCGCATGGGCGCGCTCAAGGGCTGA
- a CDS encoding sugar ABC transporter permease, which translates to MANVALEKSRRSPLSTGSRIRRFFRRYGWGYAFVLPSMLTFTIFVLIPVVWSFLISLQDFRLRGNSRWVGIDNYVEAFTTQSGVFVTALGNTLYYTVLTVTANIFVALILSSLIQPLNKYAQTFFRAAYYLPAVTSAVIIAMVWRWMYNTQWGFLNFLLSLVGLGPVRWLSDPNIALNSITLSTILTIPATGVVLFSAAMGGIPKDFYEAAELDGAGPIRKWWNITLPLIKSTTLYLVVLYTIASFEVFEKVFVMVPSGVGNSTQTIVTQIYQNGFQQFRYGVAAAQAFILFLIIASVAVVQFRLLRSDVEY; encoded by the coding sequence ATGGCAAATGTAGCTCTGGAAAAATCCCGTAGATCGCCGCTAAGCACCGGCTCCAGAATCAGGCGATTCTTCCGACGATACGGCTGGGGCTATGCCTTTGTGCTGCCGAGCATGCTGACGTTCACGATCTTTGTGCTGATCCCGGTCGTCTGGTCATTCTTGATCTCGCTGCAAGACTTCCGGCTACGCGGCAACAGCAGATGGGTCGGTATCGATAACTACGTCGAGGCGTTCACCACGCAGAGCGGCGTGTTCGTGACGGCGCTCGGCAATACGCTGTACTACACCGTGCTGACCGTGACCGCCAATATTTTCGTCGCGCTGATCCTTTCCAGCCTGATCCAGCCGCTGAACAAGTACGCGCAAACATTTTTCCGAGCGGCCTACTACCTGCCTGCCGTCACCAGCGCGGTGATTATCGCGATGGTCTGGCGCTGGATGTACAACACACAGTGGGGTTTTTTGAACTTCTTGCTGAGCCTGGTGGGTCTTGGCCCGGTGCGCTGGCTGTCCGATCCGAATATCGCGCTCAACAGCATTACGCTCTCGACGATCCTGACGATTCCGGCGACGGGCGTGGTCTTGTTCAGCGCGGCGATGGGCGGCATTCCCAAAGATTTCTACGAGGCGGCGGAGCTGGACGGCGCGGGGCCGATCCGCAAGTGGTGGAACATTACGCTGCCGCTGATCAAATCGACAACGCTCTATCTTGTGGTGCTCTACACCATCGCCAGCTTCGAGGTCTTTGAAAAAGTCTTCGTGATGGTGCCGAGCGGCGTCGGCAACTCGACGCAGACGATCGTCACGCAGATCTATCAGAATGGCTTTCAGCAGTTCCGCTACGGTGTCGCGGCGGCGCAGGCGTTTATTCTCTTCCTGATTATCGCGTCGGTGGCGGTGGTGCAGTTCCGGCTGCTGCGTAGCGACGTGGAGTATTAG